Within Anopheles ziemanni chromosome 2, idAnoZiCoDA_A2_x.2, whole genome shotgun sequence, the genomic segment ATGCGGTCCAAAATGAAGAATGGGTTTACAACTATTTAATTGACCCTGTATATTGATAGCGCTGTTCTTGAACCAAAGCATCTATATTTGGTAATACATTTTTAGCGCTACACACTCAAATGATATGCTGATACGGAAGTTAATGTGGAATAtaattttctcgaaaaaactTATTAACCTGGCGGTGATTTATAGTCCTTTTCCCCGAATGAGATCAACCATAtttcgtaaaaaaaagtaaaagatttcGAATGCCGGAAGACATTGCCGGAATACCATCGGTCGATATGCTTAACTGAACTGAgctcgctttaacaacagcaTCATTGCATGCTTACTGCTACTTCCTTAACTGTCCTTTCAGTTTTGTCACTTCCGTTTGTCGTAATTCTCGTATCATATTCACATAATTTGCTTGATGATGTATCTCGTAGCGGTGCCGAACTTTAATAATGAATTCAGCACGCCTCTGTTatgctttttcgttttcttcgacaaataaaaaaaaaattgagcaTTCGTCCGTAAATGTTTCCtgatttcttctcttcttcttcttcttcttatacTATGTGTTCTAGCTTGTGTATGTACCCTCCGATAAGTAGAAATTCAGAAACAACAAATCCGAgcgatttttttaatgttttcgattggtttttAAACACTCAGAACGACAtcagttgttttttattaattgttaTTTGCACACATCGCTATGAAGTATGTGCATAAAATATAGCAGATAAATCCACCACGAAGCGGCGCAATGAATAGACATGCAAAGAGTCATAATTTTGCAATcccaatggaaaacaaaaccatgcgaataatttttcttcatgTATTGTCCCAAAGTAGTTGCAGGCACGTTGCTCGTTTGACACCCCTGTGTTAGattgttgggtttttttttaaccgttACGAGCTAGCCCTTCCCCTAGAGTACAGAGTGCGTTTGGTCAGTGGACCGTCCAGATCATTTCAGTATCAGTTGGTAGGCGAGCGCGTAACCAAGCGGACGTGCTGAAGTCGTGATTGTTCCGTCGAGACAGTTTTGCTAAACATCTAAAGTGTTGTTTCGGGTAGTGTAGAACGAGGTGCGGCAGTGGTTCGACATGAAGTACTTTATCCAGAGCCTAATCTGCATTCTATTGGCGGTGCCGTTCCAAACAGTGGTCGAAGCTGTGaagttgaaagaaaaattcaaatggCGTGAAGTGTCGTACGCTTGGCCATCGGAGGAAACCAAACAGGAGGCCTTACGATCGGGAAACTATATCGTCCATAACAATTTACCGCTGGGACTGGAACGCTGGCGGGACAAGTTGTTCATTACTGTACCAAGGTAACCATCATCGTACAGAAGTGTGTAGCCGTTACCCAGCGATGCTCAAAATTTCACTTATTACTGTAcatttttgaaagtttttatCAATATAGGTATAATTCACGATGTAGTGAGAACTAAAGCATATTAAAATGAAAGTATTCTATTTTGCTATTTGCTGCATTTATTTGAAGTTTAAAATTATGATTACATTATTTAAAGTGGTAACTAGTAGAAAAAATGTGATGACACACTTATTATATTTGCCTGATGAAGTATATAGAATTAAGAAGTCATTGTCAAATCAAAATGCCTGTATTGCTAGTAATTTTTATGCACAATACAATACACAATAGTTGAGAATCGCTGGTCCACGTTTAGCTCAAAGCAAACTCTTAACCAACCAGTTgcagaaaaatataataagcACATACATTTACCATGTTTCTTAATTTAACATCTATCAATATAAGAGTGAGTGTGGAGTGACGAAAGAGAAAGTAACTACTTCACGAAAGTTAAATCAGTAATCACTGTTAGTAACTACTCGTTTAAGGAATAGCTTTAAAGAATCTAGAAGCTCTCCCCTGCATAAGAGCGAAAGAAGCTGTCCTTGAATCAACTCACACACCTCAGAGAAGTTAGCGTGATGAAAAATAGCAACGAACTGAAACTATTATGTCTGCACGTTGGGAGCCCCTTCTTCTTGCGGCGTACATTCACCTGTACTACAACATTTCCCTCGTGTCTTCCATTTTGCATTCAGCCCTGCGCGAGACAGTGATACACAAATCCAATAACCAACACGTTGGTGGCAAGAGATGATGCATAAGTGGATCATAGCGCTGTTCATGGTTTGCATAAATTCACGGTCACGATCTCCTTTCAACCTCCACGCGCAAAGGACCTCAAACTTTAAAGAAGTTGTTTAATTGGGTGGGAACTCGTATAAGTAAGgtcaaataggaaaaaaaatttaaaatttttgtttgccgCGTATTTTAGTTAAGGCATGCAAGCACATGCACAAGAGCATGATGAACCTTATTATTGAGATTCATTTTTCAGTTTACTTTCATTATTAACCTTTGAAGGCTCAGATAGCGGTAACAGACATTTTTACTCGGTTAAAGCAACAGTCAATATTGTCAGATATTACGTACTAGATTACAAGATATTGAAATCAGttttgtagttttgtttttaagttgGGAATCCTAGGAAGAAGATTTTTTTGCTCGGTGGCTAAGGTTGTATAACACAAATCAGGTTGTCTTAAAAAAGCAATGGAAACGAATTTTTGCATATGGAATGTATAACATTGCTTAGTTCAcacattataaaaaataagtaagaagcaatttttaaaacacattattCAACAAAGAAACCTAGAACAACATGTTATCGGGAATAAAAGACATTAGAATCGAATGgtgtttaaattatattttgtcTTTAATGGTAAAAACGATTTGATCATGTAGATTTAAAAAGTGCGCTTTACGcaactaaattaaaaaaagctaaattaaattacctgtacaaaaaaaaatttatataattgatcatgaaattttaataacaTCCACTTCTTCTTTGAGTAACGAAtgtcttggtcatgcctaaaCTTTAAGGATTTACTAGACTTTTTCTATTACTATACCTGGATAATCAGTCCTTTCGTACAGGGGAGAATATttttcggttgggattcgaacgcTCGTCGTGAAGCCGGTGAGTTCCAGCGTTCATGAGCTGATTTTTAAACATCCACCTACAACTTTATCTTTACAGATGGAAATCAGGAGTGGCGGCCTCTCTGACATATGTCAACGTATCCGACGAAATTAGTCCAGATTTACGGCCATATCCAAGCTGGGAGGAAAATCAACTTCCGACTGGTAAGAAGAATAGTTTAAAGAAGCTGATTCAAACTTCCTAATGTTCTGTATTCGCTACTTTCCAGATCACCACACGATGTCAGATGAAGACTCGAAGTACCTCAAGAATAATGCTTCCATCATTTCGACGTTCCGAGTGCGGGCCGACGAATGCGATCGTCTATGGGTGATGGACACAGGGCTAGCTGATATTTTGGGAGATGCCGTCCAGTACGCTCCCCCATCTTTAGTGCTGTTCGATTTGTATACTGACAAACTCATACGGCGGCATTATTTCAATAGTACTTTGTTAAAAGAGGACTCATTttttgctaatgtggtaagtAAGTCTCGAGGTGCTATAAAAGTATTCTATCATATATTGTATATTGTTTGTCTTGAATGTTCGTATCATTTCATAACACCATTTCTAGATAGTGGACACCGAGCGTGGAGACTGTGACAATGCCTTCGCGTACATACCGGACCTTGGAAGCTATGCTGTGATCGTTTATtcgtttgccgaagaccgatCATGGCGCATTAAGCataatttctttcattttgatCCACTTGCCGGTGACTACAACATTGGTGGAGTAAACTTCCAGTGGACGGACGGAGTGTTCGGAATGGCAGTTGGCAAGCGATTGAACGATGGTACGAGGCCGGTCTATTTCCATGCTTTCTCTAGCACCAAGGAGTTTATGGTATCCAATGCAGTGCTGAAGAACGAATCTTACGCCCAAAGTCCTCAGGCGTACTACGACTATAAACTGCTCGGGGATCGTGGACCCAACTCACAGTCATCAGCTGAATTCTACGATCCGGAAACGGGTGTCATTTTCTACACCCAGGTTAACAAGGATGGTGTTGGATGCTGGAATACCGGCATGACGTTGAACACCGACACTCAGGGACTGGTCGATTCCGATAGCGATGCACTGGTGTTTCCCAACGATTTGAAGGTTGACACCGAGGGTATGCTATGGGTGCTGTCCGATCGATTGCCAATGTTCATCTTCACCAGCCTCGACGAAGGACAATACAACTATCGAATTTTGGTGGGTGAGACCCGTGAAATGATCAAGGGAACACCTTGTGATAGTTAAACTGTTATCATATTCCAAAGATTCCTTGGATTATGGATGGATCGCTATCAGTTTGCAGTTCCATTTAATTTTGACCAACATCTTTTCTCCTTAATATTAATTAAACTGACGTATATCATTAACAGTTCTTCAATTTCATTGACATCATACAACAAAACGAAATTGATTTGAATCAACATCAAGATGAGAGAAACAAtatcgatttttttcaatacctCCTCAAGGTCTTCCAGTGCGTGAGGATTCAAAGCGGGAGAATTTTTTAGTGAAGAGGATTTACGAAGCCACAGGACTTCAAGAGACAGGAGGATTTATTGACTCAGTTAAATTGGAAGCAggcaataacaaataaaattatcgtCCCGTGGGCACACATCATGTTATTATTGTCgaaagaatgaaaataaacttactaatttcaacaaaaagtATGAGTCTGTACATTTTACTGATTGTTTCATACGAATTGATCAAGAGTAGACTTGACTCCTAAAATGCTCGTAAGGGCTAGTTCAATTGAGCGTTTTTGTCAAGCTTATTATTTTTAGGGAATATCGTCGTAAAATACTTATTATTCCACCATTATTGTGGTTATGGGCATTTAGCattttatgttgatttgtGAAATTGCACGTTATTATGCGTACATCATCAACCAATTGAAAtaagtgttggcagaatcgggatttgGAAGacttgaagattcgatccctagacggattcaaaagatttgaatcccatttgacggattctaaagattcgaattgcATATGCAGGATTCtaaaaaattgattaaattaaaagagCTATTCCGAGATCCGAACGTTCGAGATTTACGTTCGAGATTCGATATTCGGCATTACCAAATTCGAATTCGAGATTTATCAAGGTGTATGCAAAAGTGTATAAAGGGTTACCGCTCAATTGTTTGAATAAACCTTTGGTGATGTTcgataatttgatttgattgttattattatttttggagCGGTGATTGATACATGCGTACCATTAAAAAGAAGATAATATCATTTTACATAGATTTTATCACGAAACCCTACTAAtaacaaacgatttttccacaTTCAACGCCAAAATCTGTGTTGACCATTTGATTTTGACAACTGCCGAACAGCTATGTCGACTTTGTCGACTCGATTCGAATGTTAGAATACCGAAAAAATCTCGATTCGAGACCGTTTCGAAACGGATCTCGGAATAGCCCTGTAAAGCTGGCCGtaaacgttgcgaacttgttcgcgcgaacaatttgacaaccaggcattgcctatgttaaggaatggaaaggaagatatcctcttatatcttcctttccattccttaacataggcaatgcctggttgtcaaattgttcgcacgaacaagttcgcaacgtttaCGGCCAGCTTAAGACTCGATATAATTCGGTTCTGACTTGAACCAAAACTATTAGAATTTGATGTGACTCGATCTAGATACTATGATATCCTCTACTTCCAATGGTACACACTAACTTGGTAAGCTTCCATCGCGATCCGTTCGCGTCTCCCGTACGCCTACCACGATGGGTCCCCACACGCACAATTATATTCACCCACACCAATACCCACTTCATTCTACCTGCCACAGACACGAGGTAAAGGTTTTAGATAAAGGTTTTTGATAAAGGTTTTTGCACGATTTAACTTCCCAAGGAGAACCCTGCTGCACTTGCCTACCAAAGGTATCCATGCCTACCTAAAAGAACcttgccaagtgtatttttggtaggcatggacacctcataacctaccaataatttgttttgggaggcaccgcagtggaaagaggtactggctgtcaaacctttgtttgtttactgtttactgtgcaAGTCTGGCCAACTAGCTGCGAGTTAAGAATAACGCTTTCGCGGGTTTGGGTGTCGGAATCGGAGTGAAGTTTATTAAACAATGTGTTAAACAACATCATGAAACATGGTAGGAAAAgggcaggaaaggaaacaggATGAGACGATGACCCTTAGCGACAGGCGCCGAAACTGCAACTCAGTGTTAATAGTTGGTCGGTGTCGGTTGGACATCACGGCGATCATCGGTTGTTACCGGGTGTAACATAGCATCGGTGGCCCGTGTCCGATAGCAGCGCTTGGATCGACCGACTCGGGGTGGTTAACTCGCACCAGACAGTAAGTAcgtgtgtaagaacccacagcagagagttcttactgatgatgatttgtccgcacttttcacacatttcagtgtctcgacaaggaggaagaagcggcttgaaataaacatgaatGCATTCTACGTGTTTTCAATGGGCATGACGGagtggtgctgcacatcgtacatcgaaggagcctgctacgatccgtggtcgctgtttgccagcacgaaccagaggaggcgtcggacgatttctgaacatttcccctgattgccttccgaaccggacgatatgTATATTATATTATCGttgtatcaaaataataaaacaatcaaaaatatgttcctccatgaaaataattattttgggaaagaaaagatatcctgaacccagctcatataatctactacgaatgggtatacgttttttaCGCGTATAGCCAGAAATAGGTGTTATAAACACGTTGCACagtcacgttgtcaaaacagttctcttttgcggtgtcccgcaagtatcaagagaattgttttacccttcttttcagaagtgttttacatccaaaattgcataggaaatctgctgcaaaagaaggtgtaaaacacttctgaaaagaagagcgatCAGGTctcaagagaattcttttacatcaaaatgacgccaaaatttctcgttgggttaggttcaaaacacattcatGAAGCTATTTtaacaaagaaatacagtagaacGGATACGAATACGGAGTGATAATGATTCAGATATATCAGGTCTTGATATAGATTTTTACTGGATTTTGTATAAAACTATCATTCTAAATTGATAATCTTCTTTAGGCAGTGTTGCATACAAAAATCACTGTGCGCTATTTTCAATACTTGCGAAGCACAACGTTTCCATACGTTAGTTGGTTTTCAAGATGAACAGAACTAATTACACCGTTGAAGCTCACTTCGGAAATGTGTGGCATGCTTTTTTTTCAGATAAGGCAAGATGTGAAGGGGATTCAGAttagaaaaaaacgatttccagACCGGCATTGATTGGTTTACATCGTTTAGCCACTGTTTGATGGATTGAGATTCGGATTTGGAGATTCGATgtacccaccactagaacgAAGCAGCATTTACGGCATAACCGGTTCGCTGGAACAGACCCCGGTGATTTACGATTTATGACCTTATTATGACCTTGAAGAACCGTTTCGGATAACCGTTTCGGAGAACCGGTTTTGACCGGTTCGGGCCGACCAATCACAGGCCTCCGTTTAATGTGTCCGTTGAACAGTTCTAAAATGCTTgcggaattaaaatttgtaaatgtttaaatgaaatcaagacaaatttcgagcattttgcaaattttgtgtcaaagatgaaacataaatgtttaaataggaGGATCTTAttggtttttcgaaaaataacctCAGATCGTTGACTGGTATTCCGTGAATCGAAATAGTATAGAGAAATAGCAGGTAGAGCTTTCCTGCGAAATGCAGACAGGACCTGAACGTTGATTTATTCTCAGCATTCGGATTACGTAAGCTTCGTCGGGGCCAGGAAGGCGTTCATTTGGGAtcgttgttattgttatttcttgTGCGTGGGACAGCACATGCTAATGTGATGACATACCAAATTGAGTACAACATTTTGCAGCCCAGGTCCCGCGGTCCCTTTAGAACCATAATTCAGTCTGTCCATTTTCCTAAGTGAGTTTTACAATCGCACTGGCGGGATCTCCTAAAGGAatggatatttttttaatgtttatttttagatcATTGCTTCAGCTCATACGCGTTATGAATTTCCAGGGGTCATTTCTGCTCTGTGATCGACAGAAGGTtatcattaaaatatattaccCTATATCTAACAATTGGGAATATATATGTACTGTGAGGTTAAATGCAAAAACACGCGAACCTGTCGAACTAACCTAGTTGAAGTTTTTGAAATGATTGTTACGTTCTTCGTTCgaataaaaaattcaaataacacgttgactgccatgcgtttttagcacaataTTTTAGCACaatgttttattataaaatttgcttaaaacatttgttaaaccaacaaattttgaaggctaagcaaaaacttagcttcccaaagaattgatatttaacattactataatttttatgttgcattttcatttatttatgggccAAAAACTTTTTATAACTGATTTCTGCCGTcatccacttttgggtgacatggcagttaACGTGCTAAAGCATATTATGCACATTTTCGACTATTTGATACTTACAAGtacattattcaattttcgTTATTAAATTGCACTGCCCGTACTCGCATATGAGTCCCATTTGCTAAATCaccattttgagaaaataacggttgaacatttttacattAGCAAAACATGCTGTTATTAGTGATACAAAATACATGATTGGTTGATCACAACTATTGTATTGTAACATAAACATTTCGCTGAGAATgacattttatataaaatacacgtttttaatattaaaatggtgaaaataaactagATGGGACACGATATGTGGGTACTTTCgaaagcgaaagcaaaagtACTCGCATATCAGTCCCATCTTATAGCATACTTTGTTTACCTTGCTCGTCAAAACGTCGATGTTCGGGTTTTCATTCCATACGGATATTTGCACTTTATCAGTGTATAATTCGttaaaaacaattgaattacaaccatttgttgattattttaattactttataTTACAAAATTGTTGAAGTTTCAATAACTAGgacttttctttaatttaagcaAAGTAATATTATATGGGACTGTTATGCGGGTACTTTCAATATGGGACGCAGTCAATTGggtatttttttcacattagCATGCACTAAATGGCCACTTTGagagttttttggaaaatatattgaaaatgaacattaGTCATGGGGCTAActcaaaagtgatgaaaagtcaAATGGGACTGATATGCGAGTATGGGCAGTGCACCTCATACCAATATTTTTAGAAACAGTAATTATAATTCGTTGTTATAAATCGTTTATGACTATATGAAGTCCCAATGTCAACAAAACTCTAATCTACGAAATCTTTGAAATAACATCATtattgcaaacattatcatttGTATGTATTGCTCGTATGCGTTATCAATCCAATTGTTAATTAATATAattcttttatttcaaattgcaTTTCGATTTGGTATTACGACATTATGACTAGTGTTGGGTCGTGTGCTACTGTACTACctaacacacacagcacagtaaagtgtggCACCACACACGACACAGAAAAAATTGTTGTACCACagtaaaattttaacaaataatACAGTCATAACGTTATACCAATAATTTGTATGAACCGTTCTTTGGTTTCTTGGTGTACCAATTCCATAACTACCATAGGATAGGAAATAAATTGTCCAGTCTTTGAAATT encodes:
- the LOC131281690 gene encoding protein yellow, which produces MKYFIQSLICILLAVPFQTVVEAVKLKEKFKWREVSYAWPSEETKQEALRSGNYIVHNNLPLGLERWRDKLFITVPRWKSGVAASLTYVNVSDEISPDLRPYPSWEENQLPTDHHTMSDEDSKYLKNNASIISTFRVRADECDRLWVMDTGLADILGDAVQYAPPSLVLFDLYTDKLIRRHYFNSTLLKEDSFFANVIVDTERGDCDNAFAYIPDLGSYAVIVYSFAEDRSWRIKHNFFHFDPLAGDYNIGGVNFQWTDGVFGMAVGKRLNDGTRPVYFHAFSSTKEFMVSNAVLKNESYAQSPQAYYDYKLLGDRGPNSQSSAEFYDPETGVIFYTQVNKDGVGCWNTGMTLNTDTQGLVDSDSDALVFPNDLKVDTEGMLWVLSDRLPMFIFTSLDEGQYNYRILVGETREMIKGTPCDS